A segment of the Aureliella helgolandensis genome:
CCCCATCGTGGCTTGAATGATTGGCACTCCCGCTTCCACCATGCGCCGCGAGAGCAAAAGGGACTGGCCGAACTTGTTGCGTCCGTATCGCTCGCGAGTCTCTTCCGACTCTCGATGAATATCGAAAGCCTGCACCATTTTGCCAGATGTCAGGAGTTTGAACGCGATCTGTTGCTGGTCACGAAGCGTCTGGGTGTCGGCATTCTTGTGTTCGGCGCGTCCGTGGTTCAACTCTTCCAACAGCGACTGGCGAGACTTTAACCGATCGATGTTCATGCCCTCGCGCATGGCTAACGCCTGCATGCGAAAATCAGGAGCGTTGGGATCGCCTTGCACTTGCCAAGGATCGAATTTTGCTCCGAGAAAACCAGCGTGCTGTCCAGGCCAGGTCAACGGTCCCTCAATCAGATAGTTGGGCAGCGAAACTCCCGTCGGAATGCCATCGTGGCGTGGACGAACGAAATCGAGTGCGGCAGCGAAATTGGGAAAATCATTGCGGGTCTCAACGCGATCGAGGTCGGAGCCACCACGCGGCAAAGGCGTGGGGCGTCCGGTGAGTGCCACATGCGTTGCCAACAGATGGTTATGTTCTTGGTGCGCCAGGGTTCGAAGGAGACTCCAACGATCCGCCTGCTGCGCAAATTTCGGCAGATGTTCGCAAACGGCAACGCCAGGAATTTTGGTTCCAATCGGCGAGAACTCCCCGCGCACTTCGGCTGGAGCGTTCGGCTTGGGATCCCACATGTCCAACTGGCTCGGCCCGCCACTGAGCATGACGATCAAAACCGATTTTGCTTGGCCATATCCCGCAGCAGAAGTGCCGGCCGCCTGCAATGGTTTCGCCCCCATCCCGGCCAGAGTGGTTCCAGCCACGCCAGCAGCACCAATTCTCAAAAAGTTGCGACGATTCCATGCATAAAGAGGCGATAGCATTTCAAATCCGTGAAGTAGAGCGACGACTTTGCAGATTCCCGCCTCAGATCGAACTATCTGGGATAAGACGAATCGAGCGTACGCAAAGTACTGGGTAGGAAGGATCGAGCAGGGGAGGGATGGCAGGACGCTCTATTGTGAAGTATTGCAGGGTCGAATGCAACTAAATAGAAGCGCCTCCCGCGAAAATTCAGCTGCCAGCCTTGCTCCGCTCCCAAGGGCCGTGCGCGGTATCGGTAAGTGGAAGCCAAGGCAGCGAATTTAGGGAGATAAAGCGTTAAAGCGCCATGGTAGCGTCGCTGCGGACGCTGCGGACGCTGCATTGACAGACTACGATCGAAGATAGCCTATCGAGTTCGTACAAGACGCGGCCACTTCAGGGCTCTGAAGCAACTCAGGACTGCTCTCGCTCCAATTGACAAGCATTCTCTGGTTTCGTTGTAAGGGACAACGTTGAGGTGCTTGCTTCCTCAGCGACGGTGGTTGCCGCGACATGCAGACGCAGCGTCTCCATCTCCTCTTGCAGGTGTTGCAACTCCAGGGTCTTCTCGGCGTACAAGGCCTCTAACTTCCGCAAGCGAGTTTCGGGTTTGATGCGAAACACTCGATGAACGACTTCCAAAATCAACAGCGCTCGAACGGCTCGCATGGCAACGCCGCGCACTCGATAAACTCGCACCACGCGCGTTAGCTGCTGTAGCTTTCCAATTTTGGCTAACTTGGTTGCGCGCAAGATCCGCAGCGTCCGCAAAAACGAAATCAGTGGCAGCAAGATAATGAGTAGATCGAGCCAGTGCCGCTTGCAGTACTGAAACTTTTTGTTCGTTACAGATACCATCACGATGAACTCCGTAGCGAACGCAAACCAAATCAATCCCGTTCCAATATGCAGCAGCGCACGGAGGTTAGGGTGCTCTACGATGTGATCCTTGTACAAGAACTGCACACCGAGGACCGGAAGAATCAGCAGTGCGATCCACACCATAGGAATACTAAACACCTTCTCCAGATGTCGTTGCAAACGCCAATCGACGACTTGCCAACCTAGACGTGGTAACCAAATTTTGTCGCGGGCATCACGGTGGCGAGCGCACATGCGAAGTGGCGGAACAAAACAACTCAACCACCAATTGGAGTGACGCTGGCTCATCGACTCTCCTGCGTCCAATTTCAGATAGTTCAGGCCTTGCTCCAGCAGGAAAATTGGCCAGAGTGCCAAGAGAACCAATCCGCAATAGCGTCCCCAATGATAGGCAGACGTGAGGTACGCAACCTCACGCTCGAAAACCTCCGTATCCAACAGTGGAGTGGCTTCAGTCGTTCCGAGCTCTGCCCCCACGACGTCAACACCGATTTCCGTTAGCTCGTGTTCCAAAACTCGGGGTACATCGATCCACAGAACCATGATGCACGCCACCAGCGCCAGGAATAGCACGGAGAGGTAGAACATAAAGGGATGCGACCAATGGGCAATATCGGTAGCTTGTGGACTCGGAGCTTCCGTCGCTTGGATGTTCGTTGAATCTGACAATTGTCTGACTTGGATTGGTGGCTTGGATGGCTGTTGCTAAGTGCACTGCGTGGCACGAATGGGGCGGACAACGCGGGCCGCGCTGTCAGTCGGGCAAGGCGATGCACCTCGCCAGTTCTCATGGGAACAGTCGTCGAAGTACGCTCGACAGGTACAACTGATCAGGAACAGTATACCCGAGTTAGCAGGGGCAGCAGGCGAAGTGCCATGCCCTTCACTGCAACGCCAGCGAACCAGATTCGAAATCTGCAACGCACTTTGCGGGCACTACCTTGGAGTGCCCATGTTGGAGCAACAATGACCGCTTAAGTCAAGCGTTCCTCACACAGCACTCCAACTCTGACATGCGTTAGACAGGCTCCCGCCTCAAGATTGCTGCAGGCAGCTCTCGACCCTACTCGCCCTGCCCAACAATCATCAATACCAATTTGGCTAGGGCCGTACCTGCATTTCAACTTCAGCATCGCGGGTCCGGCCCTTCCTTGCTGGCCCTTCCTCTCTGCGGCGCGGTCACTGCGACGCGGTCACTGCGACGCGGTTATTTCGGAGTCGTTCCGCCAGGATCGTAGCAATGGCGAGCCGCGCCAAGCGGAGTGAGTTCACGCGAGGAGGACATGCTTCGCGTGTGTGATCTTTTGTTCAGCTTGGACAGCTCAGCGTGGATAGAGCCCGCCCGCACTCTCTCAATGTTGCAGAACCCGCTATCCCAGCAGCCCATGCATGGACTCGCCGGCCGTTTGACGCTACCTCCGCTCATTGCCATCGTCGCCCCACCGGCGCTTGCCACGGGCACCTCTCCCACCCGCTCAATTATCTGCGCAGGCGTGTACCGCACCGGGCACTCGCCAATGCTTCGCGAACAGACCATTCAGAGTGCCCACCCCCCGAGGGACACCCATTGCTGCCTCGTGTAACGGTCAGGGGGTTCTAGCAGCTTAGCGACTATTTGACGAAAAATCGCGGGCTGGCCCAGGCTTCACCCTTAAGGGCGGTGTAGGTTTGGACGGTCGATTCTCCATCGGATGCTGCGCGGCGACCTAAGGGGAGGCTGACCTCAGGAGCGTACCATTCTGTAGTATTCGCTCGGAACAGTCCAAATTTTGCGCCTCAGAACGCCGTTTGATAGGCCATTCAACCTATCAGCAGAAAAAGCCCACTGCCGCACTGATGCGTTTTTGGAGAAAGTGGATGGAGTTATTTACCAATTTGATCGCGAGTCCTGTCCTACCTGCAACGGTGTTACTGGGCCTCATGGTTGCCTGGAGTTTCATGGCAATGCTAGGCGCCGTTGATCTAGATGTCGGCGGTCCGGACGTCGATATCGGTCAAGATCTGGATCTCAGTGTCGGCAGCCATGCCACCGAGGGAATGGCTTTGTTGGCTCTGAAGTGGTTGAACATCAAAAATGTGCCACTCGTCGTCTGGCTTGGCGTCTTCTCCGTGATTTGGTGGTTTATCTCGATATCACTCTGGTCCGCGATCGATTCGCGGATTTTTACGGATCCCGGCTGGTTTTGGTCAACCTTACTTATCCTGAAGAACCTCGCTATCTCGCTGCCTCTCGCCAAATTGGCCACGACTCCCATGAAACCTTGGTTTGTTGTGGAGAAGATTGGTGCCACGCACCTCATCGGACAAGAGTGCCAGATCAGTTCCCTGGAAGCTACGCCTGAATTCGGGCAAGTCCGCTTTCGCACCGAAGGCGCTCCGCTGTTGCTTAATGTTCGCACTGATGGCCAGCACTTGGCCAAGGGAACGAAGGTGTGGATTACACACTACGATGCACAACACCGCGTGTACATCGTTTCGCCGACAACTACCGAATCGCTCCCTCCCTAGCCTTTCAAGCGAAGCGATCTGCGGCAGCAACCCTGCATGCACCGTTTCGACAGTCGCATGACCATTGATTCTTCCCTCAAATTGCCAAACTAATCGATCACTCCCTTCACGGAACCAAACGTACCATGAACCTTTCTTTACTACCGCCGTTG
Coding sequences within it:
- a CDS encoding DUF1501 domain-containing protein gives rise to the protein MLSPLYAWNRRNFLRIGAAGVAGTTLAGMGAKPLQAAGTSAAGYGQAKSVLIVMLSGGPSQLDMWDPKPNAPAEVRGEFSPIGTKIPGVAVCEHLPKFAQQADRWSLLRTLAHQEHNHLLATHVALTGRPTPLPRGGSDLDRVETRNDFPNFAAALDFVRPRHDGIPTGVSLPNYLIEGPLTWPGQHAGFLGAKFDPWQVQGDPNAPDFRMQALAMREGMNIDRLKSRQSLLEELNHGRAEHKNADTQTLRDQQQIAFKLLTSGKMVQAFDIHRESEETRERYGRNKFGQSLLLSRRMVEAGVPIIQATMGIVQTWDTHVDNWGRLKNTLLPQLDQGLAALMDDLDASGLLEQTLVIVMGEFGRTPKVSTLPGQTIPGRDHWAHAYSGLFAGAGVLGGQVLGETDEQAAFPVTRSWSPADICSTIFNALGVAPDVTIADPLERPHLLQNGALIQELYSGRAG
- a CDS encoding potassium channel protein, giving the protein MSDSTNIQATEAPSPQATDIAHWSHPFMFYLSVLFLALVACIMVLWIDVPRVLEHELTEIGVDVVGAELGTTEATPLLDTEVFEREVAYLTSAYHWGRYCGLVLLALWPIFLLEQGLNYLKLDAGESMSQRHSNWWLSCFVPPLRMCARHRDARDKIWLPRLGWQVVDWRLQRHLEKVFSIPMVWIALLILPVLGVQFLYKDHIVEHPNLRALLHIGTGLIWFAFATEFIVMVSVTNKKFQYCKRHWLDLLIILLPLISFLRTLRILRATKLAKIGKLQQLTRVVRVYRVRGVAMRAVRALLILEVVHRVFRIKPETRLRKLEALYAEKTLELQHLQEEMETLRLHVAATTVAEEASTSTLSLTTKPENACQLEREQS
- a CDS encoding OB-fold-containig protein, which codes for MELFTNLIASPVLPATVLLGLMVAWSFMAMLGAVDLDVGGPDVDIGQDLDLSVGSHATEGMALLALKWLNIKNVPLVVWLGVFSVIWWFISISLWSAIDSRIFTDPGWFWSTLLILKNLAISLPLAKLATTPMKPWFVVEKIGATHLIGQECQISSLEATPEFGQVRFRTEGAPLLLNVRTDGQHLAKGTKVWITHYDAQHRVYIVSPTTTESLPP